The following is a genomic window from Miscanthus floridulus cultivar M001 chromosome 14, ASM1932011v1, whole genome shotgun sequence.
tgggatggaggaagtatttcACACTTTTTTCTCACAAATTCACTTTGGAAGCAAAGGAACGAAAGTCCTATATAAAACTTGAAACATTTTTTGAGAGGATAAAGTTTTTTCAGAACGTGTGTGTGCCGTTGGTTCTGGGCTTCTATTCAGTCCGTTCACGGGAAAGCGATGAGACCCAAGCTCCTTCCTCTCTTCGACTCTTTCCCGTTTCCTCACTCCACGCGGACCAGACATTGAGATCCTGCAACCGCAACAATGGCGGCCATGGCGAACACCTCTTGTCTCCCCACCCCCTGCGGCCTCCCAACCGTCAGCATCGGCGCTAAGAGCAGGAGGCTAGCTATGGCGGCCGTCAGATGCGGTCCCGGCGGCAGCAGGAGCCACCGGAGGAGCCTTGGGGTCTTCCTGTGTCGATCCTCGTCCACGGCCGGAGCCCAAGGGGGCACGAGGATGGAGGACTATAACGCCGCCATGAAGCGGATGATGCGTAACCCCTACGAATACCACCACGATCTCGGTACTGACTCGTTCCATTAGTATTAATTGCTTTTCATGCGATGGCCCCTTGTCGATTGCTACAGATGTGGAAAATGGGTAAAGGCTAGAGCTTGACGTGTGCTGGTAACTTGTCCATAAGGATTTCAGCAGTGATGTTAGTGATTCCACGCAATTAATGTGGTACTTGGTGAAATTACTAATGGGTTTGCTTGAAGATTAGATTTTGGTACATAGCCTTCAATTTTCTCGGTCAAGTTTAACGTATATAATATTCTTTTCGAAATTAATCGCAGCTATTTTTAAGACCGCATATTGTGAGATGATGTCATTGCTGTGCTCACAGGTCTTTTGGTTGCTTGCCCCTTCATATCATGAAAATTTGTTGCCTTGGTGGTTAAATGTATGTTTGGTCTGTAGATATTTGTTCATGTGTTGTACGATCCATACACATTTTTCAGTGATCAGTGTGGCAGTTGGGATAATTCTTGCATTGATTTCGTGTTTGTTGATGTGAAGATTCTATGATTTGGATTTGCCCATTCATGACAACAACGCATCTTTCCTCTATTTAATACAATGGGTACACTCTCTTGCCAATTCTTTCAAAAATAAGACAATAAGATGCATAAAGAAGCCTCATTGTCATCAACTAAATTTATAGCTTCCTAGACCTGTTTGTCTTAAAAATAAACATTGGTACTCATTGTTCTTATTAAGTTTCTATTTTCTAGTAGTTCAGAATAGCCAAGCTCTATGTCAGGACACAGATAAATACATTTTCCTTAGCTGAGTCTACTTCTCATTTACCAAAATCTTCTCTTTTTCTGAAATATTAACATCACAGGAAAGTTGTTGCGAAACTCTCACTTAAATGGTAGCAAGATAAAATATTTTTGTCAACATTTGGGGCCTCTTTTGTCAGAGTCAATTACATCTCCTTCTCTGGCTTAAGTTGTTTTTTTTCACAAGATGCTATACTAGATGCAATAATTGAAGGATTAATCACTACACTTGGAATATAGGTATGAACTATGCTGTCATAAGTGAGAGCTTGATTGTTGGCTCACAGCCTCAGAAGCCTGAAGATATCGATCACTTGAAAAATGAAGAGCGAGTAGCATATATTCTTTGTTTACAGCAGGACAAGGACATCGAATATTGGGGCATTGATTTCCAATCCATTCTCAATAGGTGCAAAGAACTTGGCATTCAGCACATTAGAAGACCGGTGAGCTTCTTATACCCATTGAGTGTGTATAGTATAATTCTatatgcttcaatttcttctgGATTTCTGATAACTTCAAAAATACTAATTAGTGTTCTTCTTAGCTCAGTCTGCATTTCAGTTTTTGACACTAGTAGCATCTG
Proteins encoded in this region:
- the LOC136505162 gene encoding phosphoglucan phosphatase LSF2, chloroplastic-like, whose protein sequence is MAAMANTSCLPTPCGLPTVSIGAKSRRLAMAAVRCGPGGSRSHRRSLGVFLCRSSSTAGAQGGTRMEDYNAAMKRMMRNPYEYHHDLGMNYAVISESLIVGSQPQKPEDIDHLKNEERVAYILCLQQDKDIEYWGIDFQSILNRCKELGIQHIRRPAVDFDPDSLRSQLPKAVLALEWAISQRKGRVYVHCTAGLGRAPAVAIAYMFWFENMDLNTAYKKLTTIRPCGPNKRAIRAATYDLAKNDPSKEPFENLPEHAFEGIADWERKLIHDRVRALREA